From one Pseudomonas fluorescens genomic stretch:
- a CDS encoding IpaD/SipD/SspD family type III secretion system needle tip protein, with amino-acid sequence MEFAITNGVARLTRAEESEVPSDNPRLDTPATGAQSGSARASREQLLDDSLSRLQRHLKPAQSAEARRVRMAFAQNELRVFQQRVECDCTGLSPEKRERIRTHEAAMADKQVRELPGELNLDMQAVAPFFDKLLDLIGVIKDQYLSVYEHVLDVYTKFYAAFTDQITSKMSEYFEADKDGKKIKFNRDAFEQRLGSLLNSFSGSPSQLVPIPGAAPMGKEEARKWQLALGLPDKSLQQLGNGSWVVNLDNSPVLTIRNSLPSASKPPKPGKPHEIDTAKFNAWQSGFNAQEERLKNMLQSITSKYANANSYHDNFNKTLSAHLSQYADMLKHMSTW; translated from the coding sequence ATGGAATTTGCCATTACAAATGGTGTTGCGCGGTTGACGCGGGCAGAAGAGAGCGAGGTGCCCAGCGACAATCCTCGGTTGGATACACCTGCGACAGGGGCGCAATCAGGCAGCGCTCGCGCCAGCCGTGAACAGCTGCTGGATGACTCCCTCAGTCGCCTGCAGCGTCACCTGAAACCTGCGCAATCGGCAGAAGCGCGTCGGGTTCGCATGGCTTTTGCACAGAATGAGTTGCGGGTGTTCCAACAGCGCGTCGAATGTGACTGCACCGGTTTATCCCCTGAGAAACGCGAGCGGATACGCACTCACGAGGCAGCCATGGCGGACAAGCAGGTGCGTGAACTTCCTGGCGAACTGAATTTAGACATGCAGGCGGTGGCACCGTTCTTCGACAAGCTGCTTGATTTGATCGGCGTGATCAAGGACCAGTACCTGAGTGTCTACGAGCATGTTCTCGATGTGTACACCAAGTTTTATGCCGCCTTTACTGACCAGATTACCAGCAAGATGAGCGAGTACTTTGAAGCCGACAAAGATGGCAAAAAAATAAAATTCAATCGGGATGCCTTTGAACAGCGCCTGGGCTCGCTGCTCAACAGTTTCTCGGGCAGCCCCAGCCAGCTTGTGCCCATTCCCGGCGCTGCGCCGATGGGCAAGGAGGAAGCACGCAAATGGCAGCTTGCCTTGGGCTTGCCTGACAAAAGTCTACAACAGCTTGGCAATGGCAGCTGGGTGGTGAACCTGGACAACAGCCCGGTGCTGACTATTCGCAACAGCCTACCCAGTGCCTCGAAACCACCCAAGCCTGGCAAACCGCATGAAATCGATACCGCCAAGTTCAATGCCTGGCAATCGGGTTTCAATGCCCAGGAGGAACGCCTCAAGAACATGTTGCAATCGATCACCTCGAAGTATGCCAATGCCAACTCCTACCACGATAATTTCAACAAGACCCTGTCGGCACACCTGAGCCAGTACGCCGACATGCTCAAGCACATGAGTACCTGGTGA